A part of Numenius arquata chromosome 16, bNumArq3.hap1.1, whole genome shotgun sequence genomic DNA contains:
- the CCDC63 gene encoding coiled-coil domain-containing protein 63, producing the protein MERRWPSLRRKLSDLPVKEKEKLAEAEFRRLQKQFQIAAEKRRSYAANVRQQMQAQEKEIESLTQEHEEVSLTLSKIMSRRNVMLDDRNCREVQCLLQTKYQYDSLIRDRKALLADLDNQILELEKKIVRENEIAGKVKQANSSKRLQKQIETLESRLNNVTVHFDTILTRNNKLREEIETLRICKATLDNFYLKLHKKLDQQWTRMNTAVEQSTQAYEQRMEALARISAMNERHSKDTVQYNVELQERERVVDQETKLKTFTLTKFTDRSELEEQAKKKRDLKAAQKAKRSQGESFESREVAYKRLLELAEDGDVDRLLNGFIEKEEKNFACFSYATELNNEMEKMQQRIKDLQDEITTLTTDQECAESSSLHDLQKLEEKLAGATEEANWYEDRCKESSKVLGQLKSGMEALFKDINCDATEIMKQLGENGQITDLNLMQFFGLVEKKTNELLLMESVLRWMSSDGSLSAPSFTNPLLDGTGLLRLMDRSRICPLPPALDGTTDATDALEAPLDHGQLRQLILEGWEKEQGNATSTGKKGRNGVKM; encoded by the exons ATGGAG CGGCGATGGCCCTCTTTGAGGAGGAAGCTTTCGGACCTCcctgtgaaggagaaagaaaagctggcTGAAGCTGAGTTCAGGAGGCTGCAGAAACAGTTTCAGATAGCAGCGGAGAAGAGGAGATCTTATGCTGCCAACGTGAGGCAGCAGATGCAGGCTCAGGA aaaagaaatagagTCGCTGACTCAAGAACACGAAGAGGTGTCATTAACGCTGAGCAAGATCATGTCCCGGAGAAATGTGATGCTGGATGACAGAAATTGTAGGGAGGTCCAATGCCTTTTGCAGACCAAATATCAGTATGACTCCCTGATTAGAGACAGAAAAGCCCTGTTAGCTGACCTGGACAACCAG ATActagagctggaaaaaaagattGTGAGGGAAAACGAGATAGCAGGCAAGGTGAAGCAAGCGAACAGTAGCAAACGACTGCAGAAGCAGATTGAGACACTGGAGTCGCGTCTAAACAAC gtCACTGTCCATTTCGATACCATCCTGACCAGAAACAACAAGCTCCGAGAAGAGATCGAAACCCTGCGAATCTGCAAAGCCACTTTGGACAACTTCTACTTGAAGCTCCATAAGAAGCTGGACCAGCAGTGGACAAGGATGAACACTGCTGTTGAGCAATCCACACAAGCTTATGAGCAGCG GATGGAGGCTCTGGCAAGGATTTCAGCCATGAACGAAAGGCACAGCAAAGACACTGTCCAGTACAATGTCGAGCTGCAGGAGCGGGAGCGTGTCGTTGACCAGGAGACCAAACTAAAAACCTTCACGCTCACCAAATTTACGGATCGCTCTGAATTGGAAGAACAGGCCAAAAAGAAAAGAG ACTTGaaggcagcccagaaggccaagcGGAGCCAAGGGGAGAGCTTCGAGAGCCGGGAGGTGGCTTACAAGCGCCTGCTGGAGCTGGCGGAGGATGGCGATGTCGACCGGCTGCTGAATGGCTTCAtcgaaaaggaagagaagaacttCGCCTGCTTCAGCTACGCCACCGAGCTGAACAATGAGATGGAGAAGATGCAGCAGAGGATCAAAGACCTCCAG GACGAAATTACAACCCTGACGACCGACCAGGAGtgtgcagagagcagcagccttCATGACCTGCAGAAGCTGGAG GAAAAACTAGCGGGAGCCACTGAGGAAGCCAACTGGTATGAAGACAGATGCAAAGAAAGCAGCAAAGTCCTGGGGCAGCTCAAATCTGGCATGGAGGCCCTGTTCAAAGACATCAACTGCGACGCTACGGAGATAATGAAGCAGCTTGGAGAAAACGGACAGATCACGGATCTGAACCTGATGCAGTTTTTTG GTCTCGTGGAGAAGAAGACCAACGAGCTCCTGCTGATGGAGTCCGTCCTGCGCTGGATGTCATCTGATGGCTCTCTTTCGGCCCCGTCCTTCACCAACCCACTGTTGGACGGCACCGGTCTCCTCCGGCTGATGGATCGGAGCCGTATCTGCCCATTGCCCCCCGCCCTGGATGGCACCACTGACGCCACCGATGCCT TGGAGGCACCGCTGGACCATGGGCAGCTGCGCCAGCTGATTCTGGAGGGCTGGGAGAAGGAGCAGGGCAACGCCACCAGCACGGGCAAGAAGGGGAGGAATGGCGTCAAGATGTGA
- the MYL2 gene encoding myosin regulatory light chain 2, ventricular/cardiac muscle isoform isoform X4: MFEQAQIQEFKEVGLLLFEVVAPSLGRLNVKNEEIDEMIKEAPGPINFTVFLTMFGEKLKGADPEETILNAFKVFDPEGKGLKSAYIKEMLMTQGERFSQEEIDQMFAAFPPDMSGNLDYKNLVHVITHGEEKD; this comes from the exons ATGTTCGAGCAGGCCCAGATCCAGGAATTCAAAGAGGTAG GATTGCTGCTGTTTGAAGTTGTGGCTCCCTCACTGG GGCGCCTGAACGTGAAAAATGAGGAGATCGATGAGATGATAAAGGAGGCACCTGGCCCAATCAACTTCACTGTGTTCCTCACCATGTTTGGGGAGAAACTCAAGG GTGCTGACCCGGAGGAGACCATCCTGAATGCATTCAAGGTCTTTGATCCAGAGGGGAAAGGCCTGAAATCTGCCTA CATCAAAGAAATGCTGATGACGCAGGGCGAAAGGTTTTCCCAGGAAGAG ATCGATCAGATGTTCGCAGCCTTCCCCCCAGACATGTCTGGCAACCTGGATTACAAAAACCTTGTCCATGTCATTACGCACGGTGAAGAGAAGGACTAG
- the MYL2 gene encoding myosin regulatory light chain 2, ventricular/cardiac muscle isoform isoform X3 has product MFEQAQIQEFKEAFTIMDQNRDGFIDKADLRDTFAALGRLNVKNEEIDEMIKEAPGPINFTVFLTMFGEKLKGADPEETILNAFKVFDPEGKGLKSAYIKEMLMTQGERFSQEEIDQMFAAFPPDMSGNLDYKNLVHVITHGEEKD; this is encoded by the exons ATGTTCGAGCAGGCCCAGATCCAGGAATTCAAAGAG GCATTCACCATCATGGATCAGAACCGGGACGGCTTCATTGACAAGGCAGATCTGAGAGACACGTTTGCTGCACTTG GGCGCCTGAACGTGAAAAATGAGGAGATCGATGAGATGATAAAGGAGGCACCTGGCCCAATCAACTTCACTGTGTTCCTCACCATGTTTGGGGAGAAACTCAAGG GTGCTGACCCGGAGGAGACCATCCTGAATGCATTCAAGGTCTTTGATCCAGAGGGGAAAGGCCTGAAATCTGCCTA CATCAAAGAAATGCTGATGACGCAGGGCGAAAGGTTTTCCCAGGAAGAG ATCGATCAGATGTTCGCAGCCTTCCCCCCAGACATGTCTGGCAACCTGGATTACAAAAACCTTGTCCATGTCATTACGCACGGTGAAGAGAAGGACTAG
- the MYL2 gene encoding myosin regulatory light chain 2, ventricular/cardiac muscle isoform isoform X2, whose amino-acid sequence MFEQAQIQEFKEVGGFARNDRGSLMRCDLQLFPQHFQIGDSSLPALLLCFQAFTIMDQNRDGFIDKADLRDTFAALGRLNVKNEEIDEMIKEAPGPINFTVFLTMFGEKLKGADPEETILNAFKVFDPEGKGLKSAYIKEMLMTQGERFSQEEIDQMFAAFPPDMSGNLDYKNLVHVITHGEEKD is encoded by the exons ATGTTCGAGCAGGCCCAGATCCAGGAATTCAAAGAGGTAGGTGGGTTTGCTAGAAACGACCGAGGGTCCTTGATGCGATGTGACCTTCAGCTCTTTCCTCAGCACTTCCAGATCGGTGACAGCT ctcttcctgctctcctcctgTGCTTCCAGGCATTCACCATCATGGATCAGAACCGGGACGGCTTCATTGACAAGGCAGATCTGAGAGACACGTTTGCTGCACTTG GGCGCCTGAACGTGAAAAATGAGGAGATCGATGAGATGATAAAGGAGGCACCTGGCCCAATCAACTTCACTGTGTTCCTCACCATGTTTGGGGAGAAACTCAAGG GTGCTGACCCGGAGGAGACCATCCTGAATGCATTCAAGGTCTTTGATCCAGAGGGGAAAGGCCTGAAATCTGCCTA CATCAAAGAAATGCTGATGACGCAGGGCGAAAGGTTTTCCCAGGAAGAG ATCGATCAGATGTTCGCAGCCTTCCCCCCAGACATGTCTGGCAACCTGGATTACAAAAACCTTGTCCATGTCATTACGCACGGTGAAGAGAAGGACTAG